A region of the Notolabrus celidotus isolate fNotCel1 chromosome 18, fNotCel1.pri, whole genome shotgun sequence genome:
GGACTTAAAAGTAACTTACAATGACAAGTACTGATCTTAAAATAGAAGGAGTTACTTATGATATGAATATTTATGTCAGCAAAACAGATCTGAAACTGTTCAGTAACATCATAGGCCAGCACTTGACCTTAGACTTGTGTTGTAGTAATAATGAAAGAATAGACACTGAGTGAAAGGATGAGGAAAAAGGAATGGGGCGGATATTTACCATGCAGTATAAGACTCACTATGAAGTCAGGCAGAGCATTTGAGTGGCAGGATTgacaatagagaaattagctgtgCTGAGGAAAAGCATGGGTCAGCAGTTTGAAAAGGTTGACGGGGGGAAGGAGCCAAGATGCTTTGGGGACAGGAGCTTGCAGCCTCagggtttcttttattttcttggaATTTGACAAATTGCTTGGGAAGATGTCAGGGGGATTTGTAAACCGATGTTATGAAGAGCTTGGTGGTATCTCATTGTGTGTATGTCGgcagaaaaaaaattgtgaccttaaaaaaccaaaacattaaaataacctAAGGTACTTACTTCCGTGGCTAAATTTACCCAAATCAAATCACATCTCTCCAGTATacaagtgtctgcactgtgagaGAATGCATCAAGATGTTTGCACTTCTGTCTTGCATCATTGTACTCCTGTGACTGAATGAAGCTGTCAAATTAAAACACTCATGTAAATTATTGATTCAGTTTGGAATTCAGTGCAAGTTgctgtgtttctgctttttcttaGACCCTTGTAGGATTTGGTTGTCCACCAGTAAAAGACATAAAAGGTGTTGTAAACGTTGAAATACATCTATCGTCTGATGTAAAAAATACTTATGAACCAGTGTGTTCAATTCATTGCTCACATCATTGAGGAGTGGGAGATcaccttttaaaataataataataataataataataataataaacttgtCTTATTAATGTAATATTAAGTGCAAATAACCTAAACATGTTATTCAATATATGGGCTATTTTATGCTCTGTACCTGCGATAGAAGATTTTTATAAGTGACTGTCACTTATAAGATAGCGGCTTGCTCCAgagctttaaaagaaacatatcaCCTGGCTTTCTTAGAAATGACAGGGCCATCTTAAATATTAGATTCTAGGCCTCATAGCAACGGTAGCtctgaatcatagactgtatacaatatggacataggatccatgacgtcacccatcttttttctgaagcactgttttgaggccaatcgtgaCGTAaagaccctttttaaagtctattttagacagtatatgccttcaaaaccagctaaatgcagcaaaaaaatctggacagcatgtgacagaagaggtgtcatgttcatttgtcaacatcacttcattttttttttttaattaaaataaaaaataaatttaaaaaatctttgtGATGCTAAACTATTGTAtctatatttagggctttccaatgtacatcaaaaaaaagttttaacattaatttgaatgaaaaacaaatgagttatcctcattgaaccatgatctgttagaattaaagaacaccaatggacttaaccttgatttaaatggttagtaatggagttagtaattagatttaaaaaatgtgtattgggattttttggggttctgacacttttggataatgaATATGTCCCgcgtcaaattgacccaggaacattattgttgttccagagaaacgaacataacaggagggttaaatgagaaaaaaatgtggtTGATACCTGAGTCACCTTGTTGTCCCTAAAAGGTCATAATTCCCAATAATCACATAGAAAAAGATACATTTGAAGTAAACTCAAAGCAGGACTTCTAAATGCTGGGACAGTTAATAAGCATAGTGATACGTGGCCTTGATGACATTCAAGCATTTTCTTCTGTGATCTTCTAATCTGAAAGGCAAAGtgttacacacaaacaacaaaggaTGAGCTGACCTTGGCAGCCTCCCTAAGGAAGCCTGTTAAAGTAAAAACAGTTGATGATCAGCCTGTTTGGTAAAAGCTGAGTGTCATGTTTCTCACTTTATAATGAGAAACTGTTTTGATATACAGAGACTCCATTTATTGCATGAGCTAAGCAGTTTAGCAGGGGCTTCTGGGGAAAGAGTGAGCAGACCTGGAGAAAAGTAAGGTGATGGGTCAGAAGATCAGCTGACTGGGAGCAATGGAGTCGATTGTTTTTGAATGGTGTCACTTGGGACACAAAGGGTGACTAAGGTTAGTATGTATTTCCTTTGTTCTGTCTTTCCAATATACTGTATTGATTTACCACTTCACTGCTTGCTGGTAATTTATCTCCACTGCTCAGTATCAAAAAGAAGCAGTCACTCTCTGAACCAGAAATCTTAAAGGTCACTAAATAACCAAAATAACATGGACTGAGAATATATGTACTGTACCTCTTCTTGTATCTTCTGGGGGGGACTTTTCTCTCACATTTGCTTAATTGTAATTTAAGTTAAGACTATGAGTTTCCACATGATAtatttggaataaaaaaatgaatggaaaattgtttacatttcacaaaatGAAAGTAATATTACAGCTGTGCAACTCGAGTTCAACTTCTCTATCCTCATTGGTTTCTCTGGATATAtatgatttaattattttgagtcTTTCATTAAACATGAATAACACAGCTGCTTCATCAAATTTACTTTCCCCACTGAGAAGTAATCTCTTACCTGTTACTGCGATCCTAagatatcaaaatgcagactgctTGACCTTTACCTCAGCCACTTTTATACCAGTATTTGTGCATGTGCTTTATGTCTGACATCTGACATAGAACTTTGTCTCCCTTGTTGTATTTTAGTCCTTATATTCAGAGAGCTCTTCTGGATTTGGTATCTTTGgttgtttgctttttcattcCCCCTGGTTGCATCCTGATTTCACAATTCTGCCTTTTGTAATACCTGTATAAAAAGTGTGAAATTTCATTTAACCTCCACGCATCACCTCAGCTCAGTGCAAATAGACAACATAGGTTGCCAAGAGTATTGCAGTTTGATCCACTGCTGCCACCTAGTGTAGCTTTGCAGACAAGCTTTTGACTCATGCACAGCTATGCTCTACCACAGGGGTACCCAAACTTTTCAACCCGCGACCTCCAAAATGTagttgccaaagactcacgacccccactgtccctcaaagtaatttaatgtgtcttcatttagctggtctgcagaaaattagcctacctatatgagcatgtggctgtgtttcctgtgctgttatgaatgaacctgctgctactgatgcttttcataattaactgttcactaaccctaaacttaggagtcatctggcaaaaagaaaggcagaaaactcattacattttctattttcatggttttatgACAAGTTTAGCAaatatttttgtcgatatttctTACTAtcatgggtaaaatgtactatttttaggtcattaaaaaatacatcgattctgaaagacatctcacaacccgcCATTTGTCTCccgtgaccccccagggggtcctgacccacactttgggaacccatgCTCTACCATACATCTGTACTTGACGTATTTACTTCTTCCTCTTGGAATTGAATGATCACAAGTCATTTAAACTATTACTACAGTATTTAAAGATGATAATTTGGTAATAATTAGATTAGGGAAAAAtatgttattacattttcattGCTACTATTGCtacacagaaaagaaagagatgtGACAAGGTTTTTTTCAGAAgtaaaatgtttactttaagCTTCCAAAACTTCAACAGTTAAAAAATTACCAACTTTCACTTTACCCCCACTTTCATCATTCTCATCATTGGGCTCAGTCTTTTCCCCGACACTACTATTAACACAGTAACAgtttaaaatgtatcaaaatctAAAACTTCCCATTTGGATCAGAAAAAGGCAACTAAATACTGTAACCCTTCTTACTTTACAATACTCTGTTCGTATAACAGATGATGAACatattttgaaaacaaacagtttaagGTTATTTTAGCCATAATCGCATAACAGCAGCTTATTTGTTAAACTTATATGACAAATGATTAATGTTTAATGATACTAAAGTATAGCATGATgagaaagacaaaaatgtcagtttctctcaaatataCTTCAATAAGAAATATTATAGATGGACTTTAACAAAGTTTGATCTGGGGCAAATGTGTAAGATAGAGTACCAATTACTGTCAAATGAAATGGGCTTCCTAATCACTGGATATCATGTCATTCCACCGTCCCACCAACACTGGATGAGGATAGTAAAAATGActtaaatacatgaaaacagaTCAAGGATAAAACTACCcataattttttttgtatccaGTTCCAATGACAGATCcagttaaataaatacacatttcttATTTATGTTAAAAGGCATGTTAAAATGGTTTgggtaaacaaaaaaaggataaaGATCTTGAAATAAAATTACAGGTTGCCAGTTAGGGCAGAGTCCATGAGGTCATCATCTTCATTTCTCATGTACATAGGACTTGGCCTGGATGGACGCTCTGAACCCAACATGGACATTGATGAATCTGAAGCAGATATTGGTGACCGGGACCAACTTTCGGCTTTTATCTGATGTGAGGACTGCCCCATGGACATTGAggacttctttttctctttgtccCTTTCCCGTTCTCTAtccctgtccctctctctctccctttctttctgcttcttcttctccttcttgtgtttcttgtgcTTTTCCCCTGAGCTGAGGGAAATGGAGCTCATGTAGTCCTGTGGGGGAAGTGGGCGGACAGCCTGGTCGTCATCAGAGCTTGGGCTGTTCTGGTGGGACTTCTCAGCCACAGAGCTGCTCCCGGACTCGCTCTCGCTGTCGTGGTTGAGCGGGGTGTATCCTGGTGAGCGGCTGTGGCTCGGGGAGGAACGGTCATGCTTAGGAGTAGAACCACTGAAGAGAGGGGACGCTTTGAGGCTAGAAATCTGAGGACGCATTGAGTCGCTGGATCCTTCTCCTTTTTGAAGGGTTACTTTTGCCTTGATGCTTGGCGAGCCACCATCAGGTTTGCTAATAATAATTTTGGCCAGGCCGGTCGAACCCACCCCTCCTGTTTTAGAGTCCATCATCTTTTTATCCCCACTGCTCccccctgaaacagaaacttttGCTTTCGCTTCTTTATCTGACTTCTCTCGCTTATACTCCCCACTTTGGGAGGATGAGGTATGCTTGGACGGACCCATGTTTGAAGGTGCACTACCTGGAACATTGCCAGAACCACCACTCCCAGGagcagatccagatccagatccagcaACAGGTGGCCCTCCCTCACAACCATCCTCCCCCACACCTCCTCCACCTACACTCTTCAGTTTGTCTATAACTGCTGTCAGAGAGGGTTTTTTGTTACGACTGGGAGACTTCCCTTTGGCGTTAGGGTTATTCGCATTGTTTTGACTGCCCCCTCCACTACCTCCACCCCcgcttcctccacctcctccgcTACCTCCACTTCCACCTCCcgttcctcctccacctccaccaccataCTGAGATTGGGAGCCTGAGAAGGTCATGGAACCAGAGGACGATGAGCTagaggatgatgaggaagatGTAGAACCAGAGGAAGAGCCCCCACCCATCTGCTTCTGGGAGCTCATGCCTCCACTGGAAGACTTTGACCCTCCTGAGCTGCCACCTCCAGAGCCCATAGGTGACTTGGCCTTAGAGGAAGGAGGGGTCCCTGGGACCTGGGACTGCTGCATTTTCATAGGAGAAGACAATTTATCCCCAGAGCtactggagcgggagtgggaaGGGGATATGTTGGGCTTTATGTTGGGATTCATGAGAGAACCAGGAGGTTTGCCACCTTGAGTCTTGATTTTATTACTTCCAAGTCCTCCTCCACTACCCCCAGGCCCTGACAGCCCATGTTTGGTGATAGGGGAGGATCCTGGTTTTCCAACACCCATTCCTTGGGAGGAACCTTTAGACTGAGAAGGTCCACCCCCCATACCTGTACTCCCGGGCTTGGAGCTTCCTCCTTGTGTTGTTGAACCATCCTTTGACTTGATCTTCCCAGAGGAAGATGAGTGAGAGTGATGGCTTTTGCTGCTGCTTGTCCCCCCTGCTCCTCCTGTGCTGCTTGTGGCTGAGCTGCTGGAGGTGTACCCACTATGGGATGATGATTTACCCCCGGTTATAGTCCCTTTTGCAATCTGAATAGTAATTTTGGGAATGGGAGGTGTGGCACCACCTGGAGGAGTTTGTGAGCGTCCTGAACTACCAGGAGACTTGGACCCTCCTCCACTTATGCTTCCACCGGAGCCTGAGCCACCACTAGGTGGTGTATATGGTCGCCCCCCTGAGCTGTGAGAGGGGGACTTTCCATCAGGGTCCAGCTTTTTGCGTTTGGGTGGCTTTTCTTTAGACTTTCCCTCACTGGAAGGGGTCCTGCTACGTTTGACTTGTTTGCCCTCTGATGAACTGCTCCCCATCCCAGAACTGCTCCCTCCGCTTCCTCCATTCTCATCCTTTGGCCGTATGAGTCCCTGTTGCTGTTTGACTTTGGGTTCTGCACTTTTAAAGTCACCAAGACCCATTATGAGGGGACTCTGAGACCCTCCGCCATGTGTGTCTCCCAAATCAGGAGCCTGCCCCAGAAGTGGtttaccaccaccaccaccactgttTCTTTCAAAGACTATCCCCATATCAAAAGGGTCCTTCATTGAGGGCTCTGGGGTGCTCTGCCCATGTGGAGTTGGGTTCTGAGGTGTTCCTGATGGAGTATTCTGCTGGCTACTTCCCCCAAAACTCTTGACCAAGTCCATTTCCCCATCTGCACTTGGGGAGCTGTCATCAAAGTAGTTCTGAGAGAAGCCCTGGCCTGATGTCAGAAGGTCAGGGTTGAAATCTGCCGCATCAGGGAAGAAGTTGGTGGAAGAGGAATCACTGGTGGGAGTGGCGGCAGTTGCAGCTGCCTCAGCAATTAGGTCGGCAGCATCAGTGAAAGGATTCTCATTGCTGTTAGTGTTGAATATGTCTGCAGAATCGAACACGGCACTGCCCTGACCTGAGCTGGAGGAGTCACGGATCGGAGTACCAAGCGGGCCTCCGTCCTCCCCACCACTGCCAATAGGGTGCTGCCCATGGCTGCCTTTCCCCGTTTGCTCTGGCAAATCTGACAAAATTTCTGTGATATCAGGTCCAATGCTGTCAGAGCTGGAGAGGCGGACAATACGAGGTGGCACAGTACCCTGtgagtgctgctgctgtgactggACATGAGACTGTGAGTAAGGCAGACTGGGGCCAGAGGGTGGAGTTCCACATTGGCTGGGTGCTGGAGTGATGCTGTGGGGTGTATCTAGTCCATCACCAGCTAGGTTAACATCAAAGATAGAATTCTGAGATGCATCCACATCCATTGAAAGGAGCTCACGGTGAAAATCATCCTCGTGTGAGACTTGATGGTGCTGGTGGTGCAGTGGCATAGACCCCTGTTTCATTCCTAAACCTgcacctgcagcagctcctggcAACATGCCACCCTTCTCTGTCCCCCGTGGGcgcttcttctttccttttgtgGAACCACTAGGGCACGTTCCGCTCATACCATCTGTCCGGGGGGAACCAGATGAAGAATTCTGCCGCTCCAATGGACTAGAACCGTACAGTGTAGCAAAATCTTGTGTGGGGTTGTCTTTTAACAGGTTCATCAACATGGGGTGATTTTTTGTGTTGCTGGCGGGAGAGGATGTAGGGGGTGGTGTCTGGTGGGGTTGTGGTGCATTTTGAGAGCTTGGACTGGAACCTACACTTCCAGTTATCTGCAACAGACTTGTCAAAATTGGATTCTGGGTCACTTTGTTGTAGTCATCTGCGTGACCTTGGCCaggctgttgttgctgctgttgttgctgctgttgttgctggcCAGCCACCCCTCCTTGCGTTGGACACTCTCCTCCTTGGCTTTGCCCTCCTCGGGATATCCCGAACAAGGAAGTAATTGGACCTGCATAATTAGGTCCCCCAGAGGGTCCTCCTCCAGTAGGTGTGTTGCCCTCTGTAAGCCCAGGCAGTCCCATTGGGTTACCTCCTTCGCCTGTTGCCATGTTGTAAGTGGGACTACCAGAGGGGGGCAGGTTATTCTTAACCATAATTTCCACAGTCTGTGCAATCAGTGAGAGGGCTGGAGTGTCTGCTTGAATCGTCTCTGCTTTCCTCCGAATTGCCCGCATGGTTACAGGGATGGACATGCATCTAAGAGGCGGAGGAAACAATTAATTAAGATAACAAAAAATTGCTTTAAGTAATGCATCCAAAGGAAATGACATCTCACCTCTGAACCACTTTGGTTATGAACTCATCAGTGCAGATCAAAGCATCTGACAGTCCTTTGTATAGTTTGCAGGATACTTGTCTGGAGTCAATCACCTCCATTACCACTAAAGGAAGGAGGTAAGATAGGACAGAGGACTCATATTAGCAAAGAGTGAGGAGGCGTCTGATTCCACAATACATAGGTTGAATTACTATTACTCAAAAATGTATTACATTTATACCTTCATAAGCTGAATTTGTGAGATTTTATTTAAGTCGGTGCTCACCACAGACTAATGACTCATTGACCGGATGCTGGAAAGAAACGCTGAAACTTGAGTCGGTCAAAGGACACACTTCAAACTGCAGAAGGCCTGCAGTATctgatcaacaacaaaaaaatattaaacttgTGAAATGTGTAAAGTCAAGGTTTTAGTCCAAATGTAGTCAACCAGAGACCAGATATTTACCTTCTTTGAGGGAAGTTCGTTTCACACAGCTGCCAATCAAGTTGTTATAAGCTGCCTGGTGCCGAATGATATCCAACAGGGTTGGCACTTGTGCTGGGTGACGAAAGGGGATCTTGGAAACCAGTGCTCCTTGGAGAGAATGACCGTCTTGGACTGGTGCATCACCATTCAGAAAATAACAGTGCTGCTGATCAGGCAATACCTGTGGTCATATAAAGACAGTTTTCTTGTAAATGTGGTGTTTGTATTGGCTGTGTTATTGAATAAAAGTCACTAGAAAAGTCAACATATTAATGATTTGAGGCAAGGTATTGTGTGTCTACTAACAGAATAGAAGTGCATGTTGTGTGATGGCGGTGGTGTTGAGCTGCCCTCTTCAAGGAGCTGTCGCTGGCTCTGAACAATCAACTGGTAGAGCGGTGAGAGGCTGGGGGGACTCTCAAACACTGGGATGGctttgacaaaaaacaaaaagaaacgtCAGTTTAAatcatcaaacaaaaaaaggacactTCTTCAAGTGCAAGTTTTTGACTTAAGCATACACCGTCCATGGGGTGAACTCACATGTAGCATTGCCCAATCTCTGAATGAAGGACAGTGAGAAAGGCATTGGCCGGTTCATCTTGAGGAAAAAACAAGCCGGCAGATCCACACAGTTTGAGTTGGTCACATTGGAGAAAGATGGTGTCCTGAAATTCACCCAAAAGGAATCATCATCTGTCTCTATTCTCAGACAAGGAAATCTATTGAATAATTGTTCATTCATGACAAAAAGTCTGCCATGTTGGCGCAGTTATCTCTAAAACTTTGTTATATTTTGCATGCTTGTAAAACAGAGGTATACCAGAACAACAATGAAGTAACTCCTTTCAGGATTGGATAAAGAACCTAAAAAGTGATATACAGTTTTCTTACCCTTTGTTGTCCACAGGGTGGGATCCAGTTATGAGAGGAGCAATTGGGAGCTTGTACACCGCAGAGGTTCCCTCAATTGTCACTGAAACGCTGACACCCAGAGAGCGTGGAACTAGAAAGATAATTCAAGTgtccacaaagagagagaacaagagagagagatcagacaAGTATGTTCACAATCCTTTAGCAAATGCTATATTCTTTTTCCCATTAGAAAAGTCATTCACTTCCTCTTTGCACTTACTGTTGTCTGTGAGGTTGAGCTGTGTGCCAATGCCGTCCTCAAATACGTCATAAGGGGATACGTAACACTGAAGGGTAACAAGATGACCGCCACTTCTAGCTGTCAGCAAGCCCACACTGCCATGAAGGACAGTCTCTACTGTGTTAGCATTGGTTGCTAACCTAGaaagaaaatacagagtttATCATATTGGGCTTTTTAGTCATCAATCATGCTACCAGCAAATGTTCAGTTAAAAAACTAAAAGTAACAACAAGATGCTCCATCTTCATATACCAGGTAAAACTCCTAATAAGGAGACAACATTACTCTGTTGCTGCGTGTGCTCTTGTGACGATGGCACTACACAAATGTAATCTTATTAGTTATTTTTGATGAGAACTTTTGAAATTTACTATTAGCTTCATTTATAATGCACTTCATTCCTGCATCAGCATGTGTAACATCCAAAGACTGCCAGACTTTAACACAGCAAGAGAAGTGATCTTATAACACCATTTGCTTTTAATATTAGCCCTGTTTGATTGTTATTTGCCTTGTTTTAATTGTAATTGAAGTAGTCAGTCTATAAAGTTATCATTATTTGGTCCTGGCATGAtataactagggatgggtaccgaattcggtacttttataggtaccgaccgggcatcggtaccgtatcggttcaaatctGAAAGGTATCCATTCCTAGAAATAAACTTCCCCAGGCTCCCCCTGTTAAACACCAAACCTTCACATTAATAAACAAGGATGAGTGCAAAGGAACTTACCTAAACATGTGCATCATCTTGGTCAGATCAAGCTCCAAAGACTGCAGTGCAATATACATCTTGGTTTTCAGCTTACTGGAACACAGAAAGTATTATGAGACAACTGgcacaataataatgataatcacAAAGACAGGTAGCATGTCTCCAATAACATGTTTAATCTTGGATAACTTGTTTTGAATTTCACACCCAATGCAATATCAGAGCATTTTCTGGATGCGCATACTAGGGTTGTGCATGTTTAATCGACAACACAATTTAATATCAACCCCACTAGTTGACACCAGAATTGCAAGTCAGATAAACAAGTTAGTAACACTTCATTtgattaacattttacaaatgTAGGCCGGAAATGACAGGCATATGTTGTGTCTgggctgtagtgcagccacccgCCACTAGCTGATGCTAAAGCTCAGGTTGTTGATGAGTATCCAGTTGTAGACAAGCACAGATGACGGATGGTATCTTGTAGCACGGTGCATTGTCACTTTTGATTTAGAGTATGGAGATCAAGTTGTATGAAAGTTGTGTCTGGTTACCTTTAAGGCTGCAATGATTAGTCGACATAATCGATTACGTCGACTACAAAGATTCGTCGACACAGAAAATGTAGCGTTGACGGGtcatattattgttgttaattGTTATAGTTGTATGATAAAATCACATGCTGGCCAGTACATGTACATGTTGTCTCTTTTCTGTTCCTGTTAATACTACCGCTCATTCTGAGTTGTAAAAATCCGTccaatttgtgtgttttgaagcAGATTACTATAAATTTAATAAGATATTCATATTTACTCAGTAAGAAATCAGTGATAATTCGTTTAACTTACTGCACTGTTATAAAACATGTTGTATATATATAGCcttaaaatagtaaaataatacaaaaacaacaatactcTATTTTGTTCCTTCTATTTAAGTTGTGCTAAGCAAAGGCGTGTGAATGAGTTTGTGACGAGGAGAGGCTCATGCACCCCTCAAATATTTGAGCCAAATAATCATGTCAAATGGACTAATCGAAAAAATAATTGATAGATTAGTCGACACCAAAAATAATCGGAAGTTGCAGCCCTAGTTACCTTTACTGATCGATGcgtaacaaacacacatgtagacGTTAACT
Encoded here:
- the med1 gene encoding mediator of RNA polymerase II transcription subunit 1: MAAGPGVSMQSGSPARELTLSVQQGGNQTHGDRLKPEEVTEAERQSRMAALLERLHAKHNASRPWQETSKVVRQAMEKRGVMNAAGHQLLLTCLETLQRALKVSSLPSMTDRLESIARQNMLGSHLSPSGTECYITSDMFYVEVQLDTVGQLVDVKVAHQGENPTSCPELIQHLREKNFEEFSKHLKGLVELYKLPGDNKLKTKMYIALQSLELDLTKMMHMFRLATNANTVETVLHGSVGLLTARSGGHLVTLQCYVSPYDVFEDGIGTQLNLTDNIPRSLGVSVSVTIEGTSAVYKLPIAPLITGSHPVDNKGTPSFSNVTNSNCVDLPACFFLKMNRPMPFSLSFIQRLGNATSIPVFESPPSLSPLYQLIVQSQRQLLEEGSSTPPPSHNMHFYSVLPDQQHCYFLNGDAPVQDGHSLQGALVSKIPFRHPAQVPTLLDIIRHQAAYNNLIGSCVKRTSLKEDTAGLLQFEVCPLTDSSFSVSFQHPVNESLVCVVMEVIDSRQVSCKLYKGLSDALICTDEFITKVVQRCMSIPVTMRAIRRKAETIQADTPALSLIAQTVEIMVKNNLPPSGSPTYNMATGEGGNPMGLPGLTEGNTPTGGGPSGGPNYAGPITSLFGISRGGQSQGGECPTQGGVAGQQQQQQQQQQQQPGQGHADDYNKVTQNPILTSLLQITGSVGSSPSSQNAPQPHQTPPPTSSPASNTKNHPMLMNLLKDNPTQDFATLYGSSPLERQNSSSGSPRTDGMSGTCPSGSTKGKKKRPRGTEKGGMLPGAAAGAGLGMKQGSMPLHHQHHQVSHEDDFHRELLSMDVDASQNSIFDVNLAGDGLDTPHSITPAPSQCGTPPSGPSLPYSQSHVQSQQQHSQGTVPPRIVRLSSSDSIGPDITEILSDLPEQTGKGSHGQHPIGSGGEDGGPLGTPIRDSSSSGQGSAVFDSADIFNTNSNENPFTDAADLIAEAAATAATPTSDSSSTNFFPDAADFNPDLLTSGQGFSQNYFDDSSPSADGEMDLVKSFGGSSQQNTPSGTPQNPTPHGQSTPEPSMKDPFDMGIVFERNSGGGGGKPLLGQAPDLGDTHGGGSQSPLIMGLGDFKSAEPKVKQQQGLIRPKDENGGSGGSSSGMGSSSSEGKQVKRSRTPSSEGKSKEKPPKRKKLDPDGKSPSHSSGGRPYTPPSGGSGSGGSISGGGSKSPGSSGRSQTPPGGATPPIPKITIQIAKGTITGGKSSSHSGYTSSSSATSSTGGAGGTSSSKSHHSHSSSSGKIKSKDGSTTQGGSSKPGSTGMGGGPSQSKGSSQGMGVGKPGSSPITKHGLSGPGGSGGGLGSNKIKTQGGKPPGSLMNPNIKPNISPSHSRSSSSGDKLSSPMKMQQSQVPGTPPSSKAKSPMGSGGGSSGGSKSSSGGMSSQKQMGGGSSSGSTSSSSSSSSSSSGSMTFSGSQSQYGGGGGGGTGGGSGGSGGGGGSGGGGSGGGSQNNANNPNAKGKSPSRNKKPSLTAVIDKLKSVGGGGVGEDGCEGGPPVAGSGSGSAPGSGGSGNVPGSAPSNMGPSKHTSSSQSGEYKREKSDKEAKAKVSVSGGSSGDKKMMDSKTGGVGSTGLAKIIISKPDGGSPSIKAKVTLQKGEGSSDSMRPQISSLKASPLFSGSTPKHDRSSPSHSRSPGYTPLNHDSESESGSSSVAEKSHQNSPSSDDDQAVRPLPPQDYMSSISLSSGEKHKKHKKEKKKQKERERERDRDRERERDKEKKKSSMSMGQSSHQIKAESWSRSPISASDSSMSMLGSERPSRPSPMYMRNEDDDLMDSALTGNL